Within the Mugil cephalus isolate CIBA_MC_2020 chromosome 1, CIBA_Mcephalus_1.1, whole genome shotgun sequence genome, the region GCTGATTTATAGTACTATAGTACTTGGCGCTGTGGCTTTTTTGGAAGTCGGTTTAATTTATGtatccacttcctgcttcaccgtcaacaatggcaactgaaactttcacagAGATTTCGACAAAGACGAGTCCCACAAATGTTTGCGTCTCCAAACctcttcagttaacctttcctccattCGTTCCATCTTTGACACAAAAAACACGCGCAGTAGCTTCTGCCTCAACTTAATGCATAAGTCTGGATTAGATGGAGTTGATACTGCAGCTAGTTTGCAACGCCAACAGAGACGTATGCCCAAAAGAAGCAGCAACATATTTCacattggaagaaaaaaaaaacaaaaaaaaaacacaccgacCGTTTAATATAATGAAAGATTTGAATTTCAAACAGCTTATAAGATATGTGCCAATATCACAACAATGACTTTTTCTTGAAACTAGTTgaagaaattaatttaaaaataaataaaaataaatcacacttcATGCTAATGGaaatattgactttttttgtattattagcTTTACGTGACCAGCTTAGTGCCAATattatcttttctcttttaaatcagTAACTGAGACTAAATCCACAGAAATCCTCCCAAAAAGCTTCCAAAAACTGTCCAATACCGTGACTGTACTGAGGAGAACTACAGATATTTTTAAGTTGGACCATCATccagagtttttattttcttaactgCAATTTGTATAAAGTTAACAAATTAATTTGTTGCATTACTTCTGAATGATCTTGACTTGATTTTTAGTGTCTAAAATCTTTACCCGTCACTTTTAACACATATTGGATGGGTAGCTGTAAattgtgtttacttgttttgttAATTAGATATTTTGTTCATTCTCCAGCTATGTTGCAGCAGTTTACACATGTCGCCTGTAGATGCTGATAACTACCGTGTCAGTTTCTCTCCAAGAGTAGGTATGAGGGAAGaggtaaattattattatgattaaatATATGGGGAAATATGAACGTGAAGGTGAAAGCCATTTACCCTCTTGGCGTCAAACAGCGCTGCTCTTCCCTCGACTCTCCACTGCTCCTTCTTCTCATCCTCAATGGCCTGAGCCAAGTTGGTCATGGCGAGATCCTTCACCTCCTGAGCCTTGGCCACTTTGTCCtgtggggtgaaaaaaaaagatagaatgAAATGTAACAGTGATTAGAAAGGACAAATAACAAATCATCTGTGTGCAATTCAACACTACTCCGCCGTGTCGATGCACGACAGCCTACCTCGTTCAGTTTGTCAGCGAAAGCTGCAACACTTGGGCCGAATTTCTTGATACCATAGATGATGATGGAACCCATGGAGAGGAGAGCGAAGGTCTCGTGGTTAATGACGTAGATTTCCTTGGACAGCATGTAGAGGAGGAGGCCAGTACCCAGCACATAGGGTCCTGTAGAGGAAAGGAAGTACACAATTTCCATCAGGAATAATTTCTTTAAGTAATGTAACAATGACGTTAAGATTCAAATCTCTATCACCGTCCTTAAACACTGAGATGACGTTCCACCAGTTATTGGCAATGAGGTGCAGATGTTCGtttcagtgagggacaggaggacactggacaaactgttCTCTATCATGGACAATCAGTCGACTTCACTGGACTATCAAGGGGCAGCAGAGCTCATTCTCTAATGGACTGATCCAGATCCAGGTGCAGGACTTGTTTCATAGTTTACtatatccagctgtataacaactccatgttattcatgttactGCACATAATTGTACCTTATTAATTCTTCTTTtgtaaaaaatatgtgtttactACTGTCTCCATTTCtcatacatttattattttttcatatactagatttttacttatattttatttcatctttttacttgtgattctcagcagtgtttttttatatgcaactaagctactgtgaccacgTCGTTTCTCTTGTGGATCAATTAAATTCGTCCAAGTCTAAGGACGATGCTGCCGTCTGTAGTAAGAGAACTAACTTAACTCTAAAGTTTTGTGTCTGGATGAGAGGCTACAAACCTGTGACTCCTGTTTTGGGGTACAAGAGCTGGAAAATCTCCTCTGGGAAGATGCCATGGCGGACTTTGCCTCCCTTCTCTGGCAGAGGGGGCACTGGGGCCAGACTCCGGGATGATGTGTGAAGGGAGTGAGAAGCGTGGACCAGACTGTGGAAGAGCAGATTATTAAGAGATTTGACAAGGTCAAACTAGAAGGTACACAGTtgtcattaaaacaaacaaaccacataataaaaaaatatgtttaaagacACATACCCAGCTCCGAAGGAGCCACTGCCTTTGAGGGCACCGGCTGCAAACCAACAGAGAAcagtgctttaaaaacaaagcttGAACCAATGCTTAAATTAATACATGTTTCAGCTGTTTATGCGCATGTTTTCCCATAGTGCACCTGAAAACTTGACAACTGTAATGTGCAAAGCCACGGTTAAAAGAAGGGactgttagccctgcgatagcaTAATATACCTAATAAGAGCAGCTAATAGCTGAAATTTTAAAGTTTATCACACTCTGTGAATCCATCACAATAAACCACACTTAGTGTATATTGTGATTCTTTACTAGAAAGGTGAAGGGTGATGCTAGCTGTCAATAAGGTGACATTAGCTAGCGTAGCTTCAGTTCGCTGCAGCCAAATACCAGCGATATCtgatataaacacatttaaacgaCTCTTTATTCAATGTTATATTCAAAACCACTCAACACAAATGTATACCCAATGAGCAAGCTGCAGTTTCCAAGCGGAACCTGGACTTAAATCGGTACCCGCTAGTCggctttagcattagcatgtctCATTCAATGTGCGGCCTTCACGTTACCCTTCAGCTTCACAGCCCCGCTAAACCTTTATTTCTCCCGCTGGACAGTTTGTTAATTTCAGGGATGAACTTGTTTTAAAGTGGGCTAATAAAATACGCAGTACGTACCTGAGACAAAAACGAGCCTGGACAGCATGTTTGAGAGGTCAGGTGGCAACTTCTTGCTGTGTCCTtctgcaaagagacacaaagatgGTGGACACACGAGAACTCCCTACGAAACAACGCGGGACTTGAGCTGGTCGTTAAATAAAGTAGCCACTAGATGTCGCTGTACGCAATCATACAACAGAGGCGGTGGACTGAAATATATAATCTGTCTTACAgtatttacaatacagtcttctgtctccaagaagtttcaacctCATCCACACCTTGAgtctggagcctctgactgataatgggCTGTTAGAGCATCATTCATaaggaaagaggacagggacaaacagtcccCCACCTTCAACAAGAGGCAGCCGTTAGTGGaaattagttgcaccagtttctggtcaagcaagtttctgatgggttctTACCCACAGTtctctatttaaacctcaaactttaCACCAGTCCCTTAAAAGTGAAGAAGCAACTCGGACGAAAGGCAAAATATCTTCTCAGAACTCAACAAgtcttttgcttttgcttttttttttaacacttttggGATAATCATACAATGTTTTACTGCCCTGAAagtgaatttaaattaatagGAGTGATTAAAACGTTAATGGATGGAAATTGAGGTTACATCCGATGCTAAGGTTTGTTGTCTCAAGTTAATTCATCTTTAAAAGGCgaataacattacaaccactgaagTGAATAAGAATGACCATtaagtgttctgctgggaaacctttggacctggcttAGACATGTAcgaccaacctagaccagaccaggcacccccaccccatagcaatgacactccttaatggcagcagccatccccagcaggatgcagcctgacacagacacacacacacagacacaaaaaaaagcacatggtgttgacatggcctccaaattcactagattccaatcTGATCTCTCCGCTCAACTCTTAAaggccctcagaaggtccatgtccattctctgatgagtcacaactgctttggaggctcaagggagacccacacaatattaggaaggtggtcataatgttatgcttggtCAGTATAAATACAGGCATGCACACCAAATGCGAACGATAAAGGCTGCCCAagctcttcttcatcttttccacCTTCATCAGTCATTAACCTGCCTTAATGAGACATGAGGTCGCTGTTATTCAAGTTTCTGAATGATGGCTGCAGagctctctcactctctctctctctctctctgtctctcttccaagTGGTGTATTTTATCCCAGACTGCACACAGAGGAAACTGTCTGAGTCTGTCTGTAATCTTGGGGCCCACCCGTGCGTGGCATCAGTTTGATGCGAGTGGCTAGTGAGATAGAGGAACATATGACGCTGTGGTTCCCTTCACTTCCTGTAAAATTATGCTCAACAGAAACAGCTACATGTGAAACACTGAAAAGCCCTGACACTATTTCTGAAGAGTGTGAAAATGGATGACTTCTCAAAAAACCTCACGAAGAGTTTTCCCCGCTGAATGAAATGGCTCAGACGGTAAGCTTTGGCATGGTCTCCATTTTGTCTTCGAGTTACCTTGTTGCTTTTTCCCTCCATAACTTGTATCTGCAGTATCCAGGGCCTAGTCTGCCGGCGACAACTCACTCAGCGTTAAAGTAGCATTTGATACAATACAGCGGCTACTGCAGGTGCTTCAGCCTGCACAGTTTTCAGAGAAAACACCGATCAACAAATGATCCTAAATGCCAGATACACTCCTAAGGCTTTTCATTTCGCTTTGCAAATGAAAAGCCTTGCAAATCTGCTAATTTGGAGCTCAGCTTATGATCTGTAAGTTGAGCTCCAATTAGGTCGTTTGTTTAAATCAGTAAAGTTGATTAGTATTTGAAGAATGCACGTTTATAACACCACCAAGTTGAATCAAATTACAACCTTGATACGGTTTTTGCAAGACTTGaaaatcttttattcatttcttaGGAAATGGTGCGAGTTCTAGCCTACTGTTATGATTATTATAATCAGTGATGCTCTTGTCTTTGGTCTTCGTAGGCTTGAGGCGTACAAAAGCTAGAGGAGCTGCCATGGACATCCTGGACTACCGTGGGATACTTCTCAAACCAGAGAACGAGTTTGACCGATTAGTGGAGATCAGAGCACAGAAACGCGAGTATTTACGAGGACGCAACAACGTGACTTCATGTCGGAGCCCCCCGAGAGATCTTGACACAAGACAGATAAAGAATGAACTAAAGGAAAAGCGACAGCAGGAGTTTCTAAGGAGGAGATCCGTGAGCCCTGAGCCATGCGGCCCGAAGTCTTCGAGAAAGCGCTCGCCAAAGACCTTTTCACAACATTACAGTGCGAGCATCAAGTTTGACAAACTGTACACAAATACGCGAAATACTACCTCTGCAAATGGACGTCCGGGAATGATTTTAACACCAAACACCAGCGCGACCGAAGATCCAACAACCAGCAGCAAATGGGTAAAACATGCCTCATCTTTATTTGAGCAGCTGCATCAGCTGATCCAGTTGGGAATAAAAACCTGTATCTTCTTTTGTCTCCTCACATTTCCTCAGGCGTCATTACTGTCAGAGAAGTTAACATGGATGAGGGAAGAGAGAGACCACACAAAGAAGCAGGCATCTGCCTCCACACCAGTGATAAAGGAAACAAGCCAGCACAGACTGGAGAccacatataaaaataatagcGGTATGAATGGTTAGACTCTTTCCAATGCCTCTGGAGCAGGGACTGTCAACTTCAACGCTCCATCTTTCATTCTAATAACGCTCCTTATTTCTTCTGGTAATAGGTCAAAAGACAAGCATCAGAACTGGAAAGGTTCAACAAAAATCACCCCTGCAAAAAGAAGCTATTATTCCAAAGAAGATAATGATAGAGGCCACTGCACAGACAGAGtgagttttaattaaaatctccCTGAAGTTTAAATGTCTTGATTTAAAAGAGAATCAGCTGTGATCcatgtttttctcctccacacaGGTCTGGTCTCGTCACAATCAAGGAATCAGTAAGTTTCAAGAACTGTGGCTGTTTTCGCTGACAGTGTTAAATCACAAGGGTCTGGTTTAGATAATTTCAGGGGAAACATGTGTCACATCCCTAGAATCTACCACAGAGTTTTTAATCTGATGCCGGTGTTTTTTGAAAGGTCGACTTTTATGTAAACTGCACATACTAACTGTTGttcctgtctctttttttctccatcttaaCAGGATATTCAGAGATTAGCCGACTACTTGCAGGTAAAGCAATACAATGTAACTTaagcaacataaaacactgCATTGTTAGTTCAGTAAATGAAAAGTAGATTCTGCCTGTCCTTTTCCCACACTATAAtacctttttctgttttccattatCCCATAATTGTGGCTGAAGCTGCATTGTGGCTAGCATGTGGAAGTTAATGCTAGCTGGATTTTATCTTTAAGATGCTGCTTTATTTGTTAAATCATTAATCATTAGTATTTCCAATTATGCAGTTTGTTGAGCAACATTTACACAGTTTTGTGTTGTGactatatatattaatatacttGGTTTGGTATGAGCACTTAATAGCATGTGgttggctaatgttagcaaacGTCTTCTCCGCTGTTACACTGTGTTTTACTTCATCTGTCGTTATCTCAATATGTTGCTCATAGATACAGAAGATGTTTTTAAGTAAAAGTAGCACATTTGTAATGTGTCTTTAtactctggagtccagagtcttttttttgttgtgtatgCGCAGCTAGCTAGCATGTGGTAGCCAATTTTAGCAAAACCTGTGTACGTGATCatacttgagttttttttttttttttcattatgactAACAACATGTTAGAAACTCACCACACTATTTGTGTCATGTTTGTATATTGGTGCTAATTTGTTCGATATTCAGTcttcatgatattttttttatggttaaCCTATATTTTACAAACCTGCCATTTTCCCACTAGTAGATGTTCATGAGCAAATTAGTGTTTGTGAATTCTAAAGCTACTGCCTTGTGCATGAACAGCAGCTAGCATGTTTTGGCGACTGTTAGCTGTGTTTACAATGCTCCACTCTGGTTGCTATGACTGTCGCTACGTACCAGCAGTAAAGTTCTCTGAAGCACTCCAAGAACCTCATAACTTATTTACGAGcgttattcattttaaacatccGGTTTATACATTAACGGGAGACATAAGTTGACCTTTGGTAGTTGTGGCATTTATCTTTTCTGTTGCTTTATCTGTCAGGAAGCCCTGTGGAGAGAGGAGGCGGCAAAGAAGAAGCTGGCAGCCCTCCAGAAGTCCATGTCAGACCTGCAGAACTCCTCAAACAAGATATGGACTGTAAGACTCTCTGCCATGAATGCACAGTCTTTTTACTACATCATCATGTTACACATCAGACCCCATTGCATTGCAGCTTCCAGATACATACGTAgttctcattttaaaaaagccaTGTTGCTGCATCGCTTGGCTGAGGTTACGACGTTTCTGTGACACAGCCTTGTAGCCAACGCTGTATGGCAGCTGTTGCCTCAGGAAGGCCTGTGCAGCCTGTGGTTTGGAGCTTCCTGCTTCCGCACCAGTCTATACTGCATAGGACGATGCAAGCTGTCGTTCTCAGACAGGAAGGGCGTGCCATTCAGAAGCGAACTATAGGTGCTATGCATCCTCATTAGCACTCTTTTAGGTAACTTTGACTGTAGTGAATGaagggttgttgttgttgccgtttCCCtactttgtttattgtttttatgtgggTTTAAGAGCTGatgattaataatttatttcattccAACATTTTAAGCTTCTCTTCTGTAAAAATTGGTTCTCACCAAGGTATGGTATAACTAGTCgccttatatatttattattttccacaatcttAGCCAGGCTGTGTTGCAGCCCATTATGATCTGTCTTGAGGATCACTGATTCTGCAAGTTCCCCTTTGTGCACCTGTGCGTGCAGACTGTGAAGCAGCAGACTGTCAGATTTTGGTACATGAAC harbors:
- the atp5pb gene encoding ATP synthase F(0) complex subunit B1, mitochondrial is translated as MLSRLVFVSAGALKGSGSFGAGLVHASHSLHTSSRSLAPVPPLPEKGGKVRHGIFPEEIFQLLYPKTGVTGPYVLGTGLLLYMLSKEIYVINHETFALLSMGSIIIYGIKKFGPSVAAFADKLNEDKVAKAQEVKDLAMTNLAQAIEDEKKEQWRVEGRAALFDAKRNNVAMLLETNYRERLHMVTNEVKRRLDYQIALQHLHRRMEQEHMVSWVEKNVVGSITPQQEKESIAKCITDLKALAKATQAKATA